One genomic window of Arachis stenosperma cultivar V10309 chromosome 10, arast.V10309.gnm1.PFL2, whole genome shotgun sequence includes the following:
- the LOC130956589 gene encoding uncharacterized protein LOC130956589 produces the protein MKFNTKWEFKEAVREFTIQEGRRMRFRKNDGKRVRAVCKVKDCKWVIYASRDHEDSCWQVKTFFNNHTCPREDKNRAANRNWVAGKLVKKLRKYPNFRNCEATTYFKTKYDLSLNRNSISRALCDARNIVYGDAKEQYAMLRDYGETLLKTNPGSTVQICTKPQPSGEVIFERMYVCLSGCKSGFKAGCRPLIGLDGAFLKTIFGGKILSAVGQDANHHVYVIAWAVVEVENFENWKWFLELLHEDLGDYKTHGWNFISDMQKGLLPAMKAVMPNVGHRFCVWHLWRNFNKQWKNLELRGLLWECTRATTFQEFKEYMDRIKRLNEDAWKYLDKWPREAWTRS, from the exons ATGAAGTTCAATACTAAGTGGGAGTTCAAGGAGGCAGTGAGGGAGTTCACTATCCAAGAAGGGAGACGGATGAGGTTTAGGAAGAACGATGGTAAAAGGGTGAGGGCAGTATGTAAGGTGAAGGATTGCAAGTGGGTTATCTACGCATCAAGGGACCACGAAGACAGTTGCTGGCAAGTTAAGACTTTCTTCAATAACCACACTTGTCCACGAGAGGATAAAAACAGGGCAGCAAATAGAAATTGGGTTGCAGGTAAGTTGGTAAAAAAACTAAGGAAATATCCCAATTTCAGGAACTGTGAGGCTACAACATATTTCAAGACAAAATATGACTTGTCGCTCAATAGGAACTCTATATCACGGGCACTGTGTGATGCTAGAAATATAGTCTATGGGGATGCCAAGGAGCAATATGCTATGCTTAGGGACTATGGTGAAACACTATTGAAAACAAACCCGGGATCAACTGTTCAGATTTGCACAAAGCCACAGCCTAGTGGTGAGGTCATATTTGAGAGGATGTATGTCTGCTTGAGTGGCTGCAAGTCAGGTTTCAAGGCTGGCTGTCGTCCGTTAATTGGACTTGATGGGGCTTTTCTAAAAACTATTTTCGGGGGGAAAATTCTATCGGCTGTTGGACAAGATGCTAATCATCATGTCTATGTTATTGCCTGGGCAGTTGTGGAAGTGGAGAACTTTGAGAATTGGAAGTGGTTTCTAGAGTTGCTACATGAGGATCTTGGAGACTACAAGACCCATGGGTGGAACTTCATCTCTGATATGCAAAAG GGATTACTGCCTGCTATGAAAGCCGTGATGCCTAATGTGGGACACCGATTCTGTGTCTGGCACTTGTGGCGAAATTTCAATAAGCAGTGGAAGAACCTGGAACTTAGGGGACTGTTATGGGAGTGTACTAGAGCTACAACATTTCAAGAGTTTAAG GAATACATGGATAGGATAAAGCGGCTGAACGAGGACGCATGGAAGTATCTTGACAAGTGGCCAAGGGAGGCATGGACGAGGTCATAG
- the LOC130955334 gene encoding uncharacterized protein LOC130955334: MGYDEQLKPCRNNLPESSNPRRVVNLISSLISLSLSIRVFAGKWQLIRNKLEELYSGLVGADDDPSLSGVLPAILSTAEECSDLARRCTDLTYSGKLLMQSDLEVVFAKLHCHVKKLSEMYTKGVLTHSYALVVSKPGLGASKEDMRFFVRDLLTRMKVGDVGMKKQALINLHEVASEDDKYVKVIVEVGDVVHFLVDFLGSSELEIQQESAKVVSLIAGFDSYKGVLVGAGVVAPLVKVLECSSETGKVAAALCLQSLTENSDNAWSVSAHGGVTALLKICGGVDCRAELVCPACGVLRNLVGVEEIKRFMVDEGAVSSFIKLMRSRDEAIQVSSIEFLQSIASGDESLVKQIVVREGGVRVLLRLLDPKWPCSSKTREVVMRAIENLFFSWSSCVTILMSYGFVDQLMYYIRNGDVSVQELALKVAFRLCGTCEDAKKALGDAGFMAELVKFLNVKSFEVREMAAEALSGMVMVAKNRKRFVQDDESIALLLQLLDPEEGNSGNNKFLISVLMSLTHCNSGRKKIVSSGYAKNIERLASESQVSSAEAKRLVRKLSTNTFRTMLSGIWHHHHHHHHHS, encoded by the coding sequence ATGGGCTACGATGAACAACTCAAACCGTGCCGGAATAACTTGCCGGAATCCTCCAATCCCCGGCGAGTCGTCAACCTTATTTCATCCCTaatctccctctccctctcgaTTAGGGTCTTCGCCGGAAAATGGCAACTGATTCGCAACAAGCTTGAGGAGCTGTACTCCGGTCTAGTCGGAGCCGACGACGACCCTTCACTCTCCGGCGTTCTCCCTGCGATCCTCTCCACCGCGGAGGAGTGTTCCGACCTAGCTCGCCGCTGCACCGATCTGACATACAGCGGGAAGCTTCTTATGCAGAGCGACTTAGAGGTGGTTTTCGCGAAGCTCCATTGCCATGTGAAGAAGCTGTCTGAGATGTACACGAAGGGTGTTCTCACACACAGCTACGCTCTGGTGGTCTCGAAGCCTGGACTTGGAGCTTCCAAAGAGGACATGAGGTTCTTCGTGAGGGACCTACTCACCAGAATGAAGGTTGGCGATGTTGGTATGAAGAAGCAGGCATTGATCAACCTCCACGAAGTTGCTTCCGAAGACGACAAGTACGTGAAGGTGATTGTTGAAGTCGGTGACGTTGTTCATTTTCTGGTTGATTTTCTAGGGTCCTCTGAGTTGGAGATTCAACAAGAGTCTGCAAAGGTAGTTTCTTTGATTGCGGGGTTTGATTCTTATAAAGGAGTTCTTGTTGGCGCTGGTGTTGTTGCGCCTTTGGTTAAGGTTTTGGAGTGTTCAAGTGAGACTGGCAAAGTTGCTGCTGCCTTGTGTCTGCAGAGTTTGACTGAGAATTCCGATAATGCTTGGTCGGTTTCCGCTCACGGCGGCGTCACGGCGTTGTTGAAGATTTGTGGCGGTGTAGATTGCAGAGCAGAATTGGTTTGTCCTGCTTGTGGAGTTCTGAGGAATCTGGTTGGTGTTGAAGAGATTAAGAGGTTCATGGTTGATGAAGGTGCGGTTTCAAGCTTCATTAAGCTTATGAGGTCAAGGGACGAAGCGATTCAGGTGAGTTCCATTGAGTTTCTTCAGAGTATTGCATCCGGAGATGAGTCATTGGTTAAGCAGATTGTTGTTAGAGAAGGCGGGGTTCGTGTTTTGCTGCGACTTTTGGATCCTAAATGGCCTTGTTCTTCCAAAACAAGAGAGGTAGTGATGAGGGCTATTGAGAATTTGTTCTTCTCTTGGTCTAGTTGTGTCACTATTTTGATGAGCTATGGTTTTGTGGATCAATTGATGTACTATATTCGAAACGGCGACGTTTCTGTTCAAGAATTGGCTCTCAAAGTTGCGTTTAGATTGTGTGGAACATGTGAAGATGCTAAGAAAGCTCTAGGTGATGCTGGATTCATGGCAGAGCTTGTTAAGTTTCTAAATGTGAAATCATTCGAGGTTCGAGAAATGGCGGCCGAGGCACTCTCCGGGATGGTTATGGTTGCCAAGAACAGGAAGAGGTTTGTGCAAGATGATGAAAGCATTGCTCTTCTTCTGCAGTTGTTGGATCCAGAGGAGGGGAATTCAGGTAACAACAAGTTCTTGATCTCTGTATTGATGTCATTGACGCATTGCAACAGTGGGAGGAAGAAGATTGTGAGTTCTGGGTATGCTAAGAACATAGAGAGGCTTGCATCAGAATCTCAAGTTTCTTCTGCTGAAGCAAAGAGACTTGTCAGGAAGCTATCCACCAATACATTCCGCACCATGCTCAGTGGAATCTggcaccaccaccaccaccaccaccaccactctTGA
- the LOC130955335 gene encoding vesicle-associated protein 4-2-like codes for MATPQESVQGSSTCNFFTKFSSLSSLAKLLLPTPRRLKLDPSNKLFLHYAPGKQVRSAIKIKNTSKSHVAFKFQTTAPKSCFMRPPGAILSPGESLIATVFKFVEPPENNEKPQKPALKFKIMSLKVKGPMDYIPELFDEQIDKVIVEQILQVVFLDPERPSSALAKLNRQLAEADAAMEARRKPPEDAGPRIMSEGLVIDEWKERRERYLAKQEQQGTLYSEC; via the exons ATGGCCACACCTCAAGAATCTGTACAAGGCAGCAGCACCTGCAACTTCTTCACCAAGTTCAGTTCACTTTCCTCACTTGCCAAGTTGCTTCTCCCAACCCCTCGTCGTCTCAAGCTTGATCCTTCCAACAAGCTCTTCTTACATT ATGCGCCGGGAAAGCAGGTTAGAAGTGccatcaaaattaaaaacaccAGCAAATCCCATGTAGCTTTCAAG TTTCAAACTACTGCACCCAAAAGTTGTTTCATGCGTCCACCTGGGGCTATTCTTTCGCCAGGCGAGAGTCTAATTGCAACCG TGTTCAAGTTTGTAGAGCCTCCAGAAAACAATGAAAAACCACAAAAACCTGCactcaaatttaaaatcatgAGCTTGAAGGTCAAAGGACCAATGGACTACATCCCTGAGCTG TTCGATGAACAGATAGACAAAGTGATCGTAGAGCAGATTTTGCAGGTTGTTTTTCTGGATCCAGAGCGTCCTAGTTCT GCTCTGGCGAAACTGAATCGGCAGCTAGCTGAGGCCGACGCTGCTATGGAGGCGCGTAGGAAGCCTCCGGAAGATGCTGGTCCTAGGATTATGAGTGAAGGGCTTGTCATAGATGAATGG AAAGAGAGAAGGGAAAGGTACCTAGCAAAGCAGGAGCAGCAGGGGACTCTGTATAGCGAATGTTAG
- the LOC130955336 gene encoding uncharacterized protein LOC130955336, producing MISLYPYKACVQIQSTCLLNPSKLIRSYKARPRKVSSPRPNTRQVKCSSSGGQQGDKNPDKRTFLTLEEAGLVEMSGLSSHERFLCRLTISSLNLLRVISEQEGCTIEELNAGKVCDWFLKDKLKREQNVASAVLQWDDSEFML from the exons ATGATTTCACTATATCCCTATAAAGCCTGTGTTCAAATTCAATCAACATGTCTCTTAAACCCTTCAAAGCTTATTAGGAGTTACAAAGCAAGGCCAAGGAAGGTATCATCACCAAGACCAAATACAAGACAAGTTAAATGCAGCAGTAGTGGCGGACAACAAGGAGACAAGAACCCCGACAAGAGAACCTTCTTGACACTCGAAGAAGCTGGTTTGGTGGAGATGTCTGGTTTGAGCTCACATGAGCGTTTTCTATGCCGTTTAACG ATATCGTCTCTAAATTTATTGAGAGTGATATCAGAGCAAGAAGGGTGTACAATTGAAGAGCTGAATGCTGGGAAAGTGTGTGATTGGTTCCTTAAAGACAAACTCAAAAGGGAGCAGAACGTTGCCTCTGCGGTTCTTCAGTGGGATGATTCCGAGTTCATGTTGTAA
- the LOC130956149 gene encoding LOW QUALITY PROTEIN: putative PAP-specific phosphatase, mitochondrial (The sequence of the model RefSeq protein was modified relative to this genomic sequence to represent the inferred CDS: substituted 2 bases at 2 genomic stop codons), which yields MDMVPVVVRSASHVSAYRYLDHRRGTSPRFQVRAKLPFEQQDAKYYQHLEAAVHVVQRACRLCLHVKSSLFSTDANVHQKNDQTPVTVADFGVQALISFELNKLFPSIPLVAEEDSAYLRSRNLAGSVLDAITAIDSPTSKPLTQDDVLEAIDRGGKDAFLFGSEPATYWVMSXVYLTLPLSSSXSEGIPNKKKKTLNIQVGLALVVEGEIVAGVMGCPNWQEDFSKKFPAELEEVADMLSASGTIMIAHIGCGTWTKRLNSMPKLPSVWTRCFVDGSNLVQKAHFCIPDSQTWESLPLSSSFNATNNVDDVGDNQVLLLAACCGSLCKYLMVASGRASVFILRAKEKTIIKAWDHAVGMICVHEAGGKITDWSGSEIDLAADQAGRRVIFPFGGVLVTNGCLHHQILEIISHSTTSSL from the exons ATGGATATGGTGCCGGTGGTGGTGCGTTCCGCCTCTCACGTCTCCGCCTACCGATACTTGGACCACCGCCGCGGTACCTCCCCACGCTTCCAA GTTAGGGCCAAGCTCCCATTTGAGCAACAAGATGCCAAGTATTACCAACACCTGGAGGCTGCTGTCCACGTTGTTCAGAGGGCTTGCCGTCTCTGCCTCCAT GTGAAATCATCTCTCTTTTCAACTGACGCCAATGTTCATCAAAAGAATGACCAGACTCCCGTCACCGTCGCAGATTTCGGAGTTCAGGCTCTCATCAGTTTCG AGTTAAACAAGCTGTTTCCTTCAATACCTCTGGTGGCTGAGGAGGACTCTGCCTACTTGCGATCAAGAAACTTAGCAGGTTCTGTGCTTGATGCAATCACTGCTATAGATAGTCCCACTTCCAAACCATTGACACAAGATGATGTGCTGGAAGCAATTGATAGAGGTGGCAAAGATGCTTTTTTATTTGGATCAGAACCGGCTACGTATTGGGT TATGTCATAGGTTTATCTAACTTTGCCACTATCTTCATCATAGTCTGAGGGAattccaaataaaaaaaaaaaaacactaaacaTACAGGTTGGTTTGGCTCTTGTGGTTGAGGGAGAGATTGTAGCTGGTGTTATGGGCTGCCCCAACTGGCAGGAAGATTTTTCCAAGAAATTCCCAGCTGAACTTGAGGAGGTTGCAGACATGCTTTCTGCATCAGGAACTATAATGATTGCTCACATAGGCTGTGGAACGTGGACAAAAAGGTTGAATAGTATGCCGAAATTACCTAGTGTTTGGACCAGATGTTTTGTGGATGGGTCTAACTTAGTACAGAAGGCACACTTCTGTATTCCAGATAGCCAAACTTGGGAATCTTTGCCACTATCGTCATCATTTAATGCAACAAACAATGTCGATGATGTGGGGGACAACCAAGTTCTTCTTTTGGCAGCATGCTGTGGAAG TTTATGCAAGTATTTGATGGTGGCCTCAGGTAGGGCATCTGTTTTCATTCTCCGAGCAAAAGAGAAGACCATTATAAAG GCTTGGGACCATGCAGTTGGCATGATATGCGTTCATGAAGCTGGTGGAAAG ATAACTGACTGGAGCGGGAGTGAAATAGATCTTGCGGCAGATCAAGCTGGTCGGCGGGTTATATTTCCCTTCGGGGGAGTCCTTGTCACCAACGGCTGTTTACATCATCAGATTCTGGAAATTATCTCTCACTCTACAACTTCATCACTTTGA
- the LOC130954696 gene encoding transcription factor MYB102-like translates to MGRAPCCDKNGLKKGPWTPEEDQKLIDYIQKHGYGNWRTLPKNAGLQRCGKSCRLRWTNYLRPDIKRGRFSFEEEETIIQLHSILGNKWSAIASRLPGRTDNEIKNYWNTHIRKRLLRMGIDPVTHSPRLDLLDLTSILSSSLYGDNNSSPINIQRLLTMHPMVNPQLLKLASSIISSQQHDESLDFTSYHNNHYDNPQIQNQNQNQNQTEQEQHFVQTHQESVNCVSLPPFIEPNNNNNVNAYPFNGIALSSLTEEDYIVPQLSSYDYYSSDNNNLLVGPSSLSEASTTFHSSPTTLNSNINGSSSTEDESSSDNMLRFQIPDVLDVTQFCDNNVVSDYYYY, encoded by the exons ATGGGAAGAGCACCTTGTTGTGACAAAAATGGTCTCAAGAAAGGGCCATGGACTCCCGAAGAGGATCAAAAACTTATTGATTATATTCAAAAACATGGATATGGAAACTGGAGGACTCTCCCAAAGAATGCTG GGTTGCAAAGATGTGGAAAGAGTTGCCGTCTACGGTGGACAAACTATCTCCGGCCGGATATAAAGCGTGGTCGGTTCTCATTTGAAGAGGAAGAGACAATCATTCAACTACATAGTATTCTTGGCaacaa GTGGTCTGCGATTGCTTCTCGGCTACCAGGAAGAACGGATAATGAAATAAAGAATTATTGGAACACTCACATAAGGAAGAGGCTTCTGAGAATGGGAATTGATCCTGTCACACACAGTCCAAGACTTGATCTCTTGGATCTCACTTCCATTCTAAGTTCTTCTCTCTATGGAGATAATAATTCTTCACCAATCAACATCCAAAGGCTCCTTACCATGCACCCTATGGTGAACCCTCAGCTTCTCAAGTTAGCTTCTTCTATCATCTCTTCTCAACAACATGATGAAAGCCTTGACTTCACTTCTTATCATAATAATCATTATGATAATCCTCAAATTCAGAACCAGAACCAGAACCAGAACCAAACAGAACAAGAACAACACTTTGTTCAAACTCATCAAGAGTCGGTGAATTGTGTCTCATTGCCACCTTTCATTGAACcaaacaataataacaatgtGAACGCATACCCGTTCAATGGAATTGCTTTAAGTTCCTTAACAGAAGAAGATTATATCGTCCCTCAATTATCGAGCTATGATTACTATAGTTCTGATAATAATAATCTTCTAGTGGGTCCTTCATCATTGTCAGAAGCTTCAACAACCTTCCATTCAAGCCCCACAACGTTGAATTCGAACATCAATGGCAGCAGCAGCACCGAGGATGAGAGTAGTAGTGACAACATGTTGAGATTTCAAATCCCAGATGTTTTGGATGTCACTCAGTTTTGTGATAATAATGTTGTTtcagattattattattattag